One segment of Balaenoptera ricei isolate mBalRic1 chromosome 8, mBalRic1.hap2, whole genome shotgun sequence DNA contains the following:
- the SPDYC gene encoding speedy protein C produces the protein MSDAQDPATIPAVGTQVNLRGWSRRGEGGESFHFRRHQELQAFLNLLEHSFLQDFLSKDPCFQISDKYLLAMVLVYFQRANLQLSEYTHSNLFLALYLANDMEEDLEDPKSVIFLWALGQDWHHRVSDFLHQRDKLWARMGFRAVVRRQSCEEVMAKEPTHWAWTRERHPHHGRAQRSYPKAQIPLPRGPGLSPPHCPLCGLPPCRSHRCRHPCPLPVISKCPSQNPERHRPPSQACLSVAGDSWSGAFLIVLPTQRQLEPGTYTLHIFSKLLPCPRR, from the exons aTGAGTGATGCCCAAGATCCTGCCACAATCCCTGCGGTTGGCACCCAGGTGAATCTGAGGGGCTGGAGCCGTCGAGGGGAGGGCGGTGAGTCTTTCCATTTCCGCCGGCACCAGGAGCTCCAGGCCTTCCTCAACCTTCTGG AGCACAGTTTCCTCCAGGATTTCCTCTCCAAAGATCCCTGTTTCCAGATTTCAGATAAG TATCTCCTGGCCATGGTGCTGGTCTACTTCCAGCGCGCCAACCTGCAGCTCAGCGAGTACACCCACAGCAATCTGTTCCTGGCACT GTACCTTGCAAATGACATGGAGGAAGACCTGGAGGACCCCAAAAGCGTGATTTTTCTGTGGGCCCTGGGCCAAGATTGGCATCATCGAGTGTCAGACTTCCTGCATCAGAGGGACAAGCTGTGGGCACGGATGGGCTTCAGGGCCGTTGTGAGACGCCAGAGCTGCGAGGAG GTCATGGCCAAGGAGCCGACCCACTGGGCCTGGACCCGGGAGAGGCATCCCCACCACGGCAGGGCTCAGAGGAGCTACCCAAAGGCCCAGATCCCCCTCCCCCGGGGCCCCGGCCTCTCGCCACCCCACTGTCCCCTGTGTGGCTTGCCCCCTTGCCGCAGCCACCGCTGCCGCCACCCCTGCCCCTTGCCTGTCATATCCAAGTGCCCTTCCCAAAACCCTGAGCGGCACCGCCCTCCCTCGCAAGCTTGCCTCTCGGTGGCTGGAGACTCCTGGAGTGGGGCCTTCCTCATCGTCCTGCCCACCCAGCGGCAGCTGGAGCCAGGCACCTACACCCTCCACA TCTTCTCAAAGCTGCTGCCGTGCCCTCGGCGCTGA